In one Rutidosis leptorrhynchoides isolate AG116_Rl617_1_P2 chromosome 8, CSIRO_AGI_Rlap_v1, whole genome shotgun sequence genomic region, the following are encoded:
- the LOC139864488 gene encoding uncharacterized protein, producing MNASHLHLRLGNGTNAEFWFDPWVNGISLATHFPRLLALDSSNYSTVASRFANNSWSFFWRREPRYGIEVENLESLSQILHSTSITSDPDHWIWKGDTFSVSSTRKLIDDHDSAPYTVATTWCKLVPIKVNIFIWRLKIYRLAIRDNLVARGIDIDDSGCCFCDETFEDAYHLFLHCDTSKQIWSKISLWSNLSLPSWPSMANLWAWIDGVPILHNKRLITSIVIFATLWSIWRLRNCTIFKDKSFRKCHVIDSIVVTSYNWISARAHKKNCNWNHWLQSPLLSL from the coding sequence ATGAATGCTTCTCATCTTCATCTTCGTCTCGGGAATGGTACTAATGCTGAGTTTTGGTTCGACCCTTGGGTTAATGGTATTTCACTTGCAACACATTTTCCTAGATTACTGGCTCTAGACTCAAGCAATTACAGCACGGTTGCTTCACGATTTGCTAACAACTCATGGTCATTCTTTTGGCGTAGAGAACCACGTTACGGAATTGAGGTGGAAAACTTGGAATCATTATCTCAGATTCTTCATTCTACCTCTATCACTTCTGACCCAGATCATTGGATTTGGAAAGGAGACACATTCTCTGTCTCTTCTACCCGAAAACTCATAGACGACCATGATTCAGCCCCCTACACCGTAGCTACAACGTGGTGTAAACTTGTGCCCATTAAAGTCAACATTTTCATCTGGCGTCTGAAAATCTATAGGCTGGCGATAAGGGATAACTTAGTTGCACGTGGAATAGATATTGATGATTCGGGATGTTGCTTCTGTGATGAAACTTTTGAGGATGCATATCATCTATTTCTTCATTGTGACACAAGTAAACAGATTTGGTCTAAAATCTCCCTGTGGTCGAACCTTTCTCTTCCTTCATGGCCCTCCATGGCTAATCTGTGGGCTTGGATTGATGGTGTCCCGATTCTTCATAATAAGCGTCTCATCACCTCCATCGTTATCTTTGCAACGCTTTGGTCCATATGGAGATTGCGAAATTGTACCATTTTCAAAGACAAGAGTTTTCGAAAATGTCATGTGATAGATAGTATAGTGGTGACAAGCTACAATTGGATTTCGGCAAGAGCTCATAAGAAAAATTGTAATTGGAATCATTGGTTGCAATCGCCTTTACTTTCATTGTAA